In one window of Nicotiana tabacum cultivar K326 chromosome 12, ASM71507v2, whole genome shotgun sequence DNA:
- the LOC107821295 gene encoding lignin-forming anionic peroxidase-like: MSFKSSFAAMVYAAICILLLLSFNLCEAQLTTSFYAKTCPKALSTIQKAVSRAVSRERRMAASLIRLHFHDCFVQGCDASILLDEASNITSEKTAIPNQGSVRGFDVVETAKRELEKICPGVVSCADILTVAARDASIAVCGPSWKVKLGRRDSTMANRTLANIDIPRPFDNLDTLISRFAKKGLSAKEMVALSGAHTIGQSQCSSFRNRIYNASDIDASFASIRRRQCPRNGGNGTLAPLDLVTDKKFDNNYFKNLMQKKGLLQSDQVLFSGGLTDSIVSKYSKTNSAFLADFAKAMVKMADIQPLTGRNGIIRRVCNNVN, encoded by the exons ATGAGCTTCAAAAGCTCTTTTGCAGCTATGGTGTACGCCGCAATTTGTATTCTGCTATTGCTTTCATTCAATCTATGTGAAGCTCAGTTAACTACATCATTTTATGCAAAAACATGTCCTAAGGCGCTTAGCACGATTCAGAAGGCTGTGAGTCGAGCAGTATCGCGTGAACGTCGCATGGCAGCTTCACTCATTCGCCTTCATTTCCACGATTGCTTTGTCCaa GGTTGTGATGCATCAATCTTACTTGACGAGGCTTCAAATATCACAAGTGAGAAGACAGCTATACCTAATCAAGGATCTGTAAgaggttttgatgttgttgagACCGCAAAGAGGGAGCTCGAAAAAATATGCCCTGGTGTAGTATCTTGTGCGGACATTTTGACCGTTGCAGCACGAGATGCTTCTATCGCT GTTTGCGGGCCATCATGGAAGGTTAAACTTGGAAGAAGAGACTCCACGATGGCAAATCGTACTCTAGCAAACATTGATATTCCTAGGCCCTTTGATAATCTTGACACTCTTATTTCTAGATTTGCTAAGAAAGGACTTAGCGCAAAGGAAATGGTTGCCTTGTCAG GGGCACACACCATTGGCCAATCACAATGCTCTTCATTTCGGAACAGAATATACAATGCATCAGATATAGATGCAAGTTTTGCTAGCATTAGAAGACGTCAATGTCCAAGAAATGGAGGGAATGGAACTTTAGCACCACTTGATTTGGTCACAGACAAAAAATTTGACAACAATTATTTCAAGAACCTAATGCAGAAGAAAGGCCTACTTCAATCTGATCAAGTTCTTTTCAGTGGAGGATTAACAGATAGTATTGTTTCAAAATATAGCAAAACTAATAGTGCGTTTTTAGCGGACTTTGCTAAAGCTATGGTTAAAATGGCAGATATTCAACCTCTAACTGGTCGAAACGGGATCATAAGGAGGGTCTGTAACAATGTCAACTAA